From a single Rosa rugosa chromosome 7, drRosRugo1.1, whole genome shotgun sequence genomic region:
- the LOC133721618 gene encoding L-2-hydroxyglutarate dehydrogenase, mitochondrial isoform X2, which translates to MLKTTLQRLERNLSWSAYCMSSGIPRERVECVVIGAGVVGLSVARELALRGRQVLVLDSAPTFGTATSSRNSEVIHAGIYYPPNSLKAIFCVRGRDLLYKYCSQRQIPHKQIGKLIVATGSSEIQKLHNLLDRGIKNGVDGLVMMEGSEAMRMEPELRCLKALLSPVSGIVDTHSLMLSLVGEAENCGTIFCYNTTVIGGHIEQNQLCLHISQTKHLEMCNGNSPLQPEIVLIPKFVVNSAGLSAPALAKRFDGLQSAVIPTAHYARGCYFTLSNTGICPFKHLIYPIPEDGGLGVHVTLDLNGQVKFGPNVEWIDGVDDISSFLNKFDYSVCTSHMKHFYPAIKKYYPNLKDESLEPGYAGIRPKLSGPRESPVDFVIQYLSINRFIDMYYLGFPGGWILFGASGCTIY; encoded by the exons ATGCTGAAAACAACACTTCAGAGACTGGAGAGGAACTTGTCATGGTCGGCTTATTGTATGAGCAGTGGAATcccgagagagagagtagagtgCGTGGTGATAGGAGCAGGTGTAGTGGGATTATCAGTGGCTAGAGAGCTTGCTTTAAGAGGTCGACAGGTCTTAGTCTTAGACTCTGCACCCACCTTCGGCACTGCCACCAGTTCCCGCAACAGCGAAGTTATCCATGCCGGCATCTACTACCCTCCTAATTCTCTCAAG GCAATCTTTTGTGTAAGAGGAAGAGACTTGCTGTACAAATATTGCTCTCAGCGCCAAATTCCTCACAAACAAATTGGTAAACTCATTGTTGCCACTGGATCGTCTGAGATTCAAAAGTTGCATAATTTACTGGATCGTGGGATAAAAAATGGGGTCGATGGTCTGGTAATGATGGAGGGTTCCGAAGCCATGAGAATGGAACCCGAATTAAGATGCTTGAAAGCCTTACTATCACCAGTTTCTGGGATTGTCGATACACATTCTTTGATGCTGTCTTTGGTG GGTGAAGCTGAGAATTGTGGCACAATCTTCTGCTATAACACTACTGTTATTGGTGGCCACATAGAACAAAATCAATTGTGCCTTCATATTTCTCAAACCAAACATCTTGAAATGTGCAATGGAAATTCTCCCCTGCAACCAGAGATAGTACTCATTCCTAAGTTTGTAGTGAACTCTGCTGGCTTGAGTGCCCCTGCCCTTGCTAAGCGATTTGATGGCCTCCAAAGTGCAGTTATTCCCACTGCTCATTATGCTCGTGGGTGCTACTTCACTCTATCCAATACTGGAATCTGTCCTTTCAAACATTTGATATATCCTATACCAGAGGACGGTGGCCTTGGAGTGCATGTTACCTTGGATTTAAATGGTCAGGTCAAGTTTGGTCCGAATGTGGAATGGATTGATGGAGTTGATGACATTTCAAGCTTCCTGAATAA GTTTGACTATTCCGTATGTACGAGTCACATGAAGCATTTTTACCCTGCGATAAAGAAGTACTACCCGAATCTAAAAGATGAATCCCTCGAGCCGGGTTATGCAGGGATTAGACCAAAGCTTTCAGGTCCTAGAGAGTCTCCAGTTGATTTTGTGATACAG TATTTGTCAATAAATAGGTTCATTGATATGTATTATCTAGGCTTTCCTGGAGGTTGGATTTTGTTTGGTGCGAGTGGCTGTACTATTTATTGA
- the LOC133721618 gene encoding L-2-hydroxyglutarate dehydrogenase, mitochondrial isoform X1, translating into MLKTTLQRLERNLSWSAYCMSSGIPRERVECVVIGAGVVGLSVARELALRGRQVLVLDSAPTFGTATSSRNSEVIHAGIYYPPNSLKAIFCVRGRDLLYKYCSQRQIPHKQIGKLIVATGSSEIQKLHNLLDRGIKNGVDGLVMMEGSEAMRMEPELRCLKALLSPVSGIVDTHSLMLSLVGEAENCGTIFCYNTTVIGGHIEQNQLCLHISQTKHLEMCNGNSPLQPEIVLIPKFVVNSAGLSAPALAKRFDGLQSAVIPTAHYARGCYFTLSNTGICPFKHLIYPIPEDGGLGVHVTLDLNGQVKFGPNVEWIDGVDDISSFLNKFDYSVCTSHMKHFYPAIKKYYPNLKDESLEPGYAGIRPKLSGPRESPVDFVIQGEDIHGITGLVNLFGIESPGLTSSMAIAEHIATKFFRC; encoded by the exons ATGCTGAAAACAACACTTCAGAGACTGGAGAGGAACTTGTCATGGTCGGCTTATTGTATGAGCAGTGGAATcccgagagagagagtagagtgCGTGGTGATAGGAGCAGGTGTAGTGGGATTATCAGTGGCTAGAGAGCTTGCTTTAAGAGGTCGACAGGTCTTAGTCTTAGACTCTGCACCCACCTTCGGCACTGCCACCAGTTCCCGCAACAGCGAAGTTATCCATGCCGGCATCTACTACCCTCCTAATTCTCTCAAG GCAATCTTTTGTGTAAGAGGAAGAGACTTGCTGTACAAATATTGCTCTCAGCGCCAAATTCCTCACAAACAAATTGGTAAACTCATTGTTGCCACTGGATCGTCTGAGATTCAAAAGTTGCATAATTTACTGGATCGTGGGATAAAAAATGGGGTCGATGGTCTGGTAATGATGGAGGGTTCCGAAGCCATGAGAATGGAACCCGAATTAAGATGCTTGAAAGCCTTACTATCACCAGTTTCTGGGATTGTCGATACACATTCTTTGATGCTGTCTTTGGTG GGTGAAGCTGAGAATTGTGGCACAATCTTCTGCTATAACACTACTGTTATTGGTGGCCACATAGAACAAAATCAATTGTGCCTTCATATTTCTCAAACCAAACATCTTGAAATGTGCAATGGAAATTCTCCCCTGCAACCAGAGATAGTACTCATTCCTAAGTTTGTAGTGAACTCTGCTGGCTTGAGTGCCCCTGCCCTTGCTAAGCGATTTGATGGCCTCCAAAGTGCAGTTATTCCCACTGCTCATTATGCTCGTGGGTGCTACTTCACTCTATCCAATACTGGAATCTGTCCTTTCAAACATTTGATATATCCTATACCAGAGGACGGTGGCCTTGGAGTGCATGTTACCTTGGATTTAAATGGTCAGGTCAAGTTTGGTCCGAATGTGGAATGGATTGATGGAGTTGATGACATTTCAAGCTTCCTGAATAA GTTTGACTATTCCGTATGTACGAGTCACATGAAGCATTTTTACCCTGCGATAAAGAAGTACTACCCGAATCTAAAAGATGAATCCCTCGAGCCGGGTTATGCAGGGATTAGACCAAAGCTTTCAGGTCCTAGAGAGTCTCCAGTTGATTTTGTGATACAG GGAGAGGATATTCATGGGATAACTGGTCTTGTCAACCTTTTTGGAATCGAGTCACCTGGTTTAACTTCAAGCATGGCGATTGCCGAGCACATAGCCACCAAATTCTTCAGATGTTAA